In one Brassica oleracea var. oleracea cultivar TO1000 chromosome C9, BOL, whole genome shotgun sequence genomic region, the following are encoded:
- the LOC106315081 gene encoding uncharacterized protein LOC106315081 codes for MSIAVDRSLMALSLDEEEEALLTMLDLPEFSSTEENTLSLMGRALNPECQRMSGLIITMPRKWQKEGRVRGVALFREKFQFIFKSEHDLEDISQIPVNYYNMKALSTLGDLVGKTKVVAFDPTKPITQAFVRVQVLLNVAHPLKKFRVLNLSGGKTATILFHYEKVHKRCFTCQRLNHEKSVCPLEVRKRHEEATLRRDRRVEDLSKVLPTLNREDPLFGVLE; via the exons ATGTCTATAGCAGTGGACAGATCTTTAATGGCTCTTTCTCTAGACGAAGAAGAAGAGGCTCTGTTGACCATGCTGGACCTTCCAGAGTTCAGTTCTACAGAAGAAAACACCCTTAGTCTTATGGGAAGAGCTCTCAATCCGGAGTGTCAGCGGATGTCTGGTCTTATTATAACTATGCCAAGGAAGTGGCAGAAAGAAGGAAGAGTTAGGGGTGTAGCTTTGTTTCGTGAGAAGTTTCAGTTCATTTTCAAATCAGAGCATGACCTTGAGGAT ATCAGTCAGATTCCGGTTAACTATTATAACATGAAAGCGTTATCGACCTTGGGTGATCTAGTTGGAAAAACGAAAGTGGTTGCTTTTGATCCTACAAAGCCTATAACTCAGGCGTTTGTGAGGGTTCAGGTTTTACTAAACGTTGCTCATCCTCTGAAGAAATTTAGAGTTCTTAATCTTAGTGGAGGAAAAACTGCTACCATCCTCTTTCACTATGAGAAGGTTCATAAACGGTGCTTCACTTGTCAGCGTTTGAATCATGAGAAGAGTGTTTGTCCTTTGGAGGTTAGGAAGAGACATGAAGAAGCTACTCTGAGAAGAGATAGGAGGGTAGAGGATTTGAGTAAAGTCTTGCCGACTTTGAACAGAGAAGATCCACTCTTTGGTGTGCTAGAATAA
- the LOC106316081 gene encoding uncharacterized protein LOC106316081, with translation MIHFVSWFLHLASCITISNLRESILVIRLLLLFPLLLLSQVLGESESTREGNAQEIHCSRERSRAAWQIIQDVERRHKLVELDIKLVEQSNVIDVPGLSYRNIHSIASTAIGEMVISFTHSPLLLPLPCLFKISNYKFVFLF, from the exons ATGATTCACTTTGTTTCTTGGTTCTTGCATCTTGCATCTTGTATAACAATCTCTAACTTAAGGGAGTCAATTCTCGTGATTCGCCTCCTCTTACTCTTTCCTCTTCTTCTTCTCTCTCAG GTGTTGGGAGAATCTGAATCTACCAG AGAAGGTAATGCTCAAGAGATACATTGTTCTCGAGAAAGAAGCCGAGCAGCTTGGCAGATTATACAAGAT GTGGAGCGAAGACATAAACTTGTGGAGTTGGACATAAAGCTTGTGGAGCAATCAAATGTCATTGATGTGCCTGGTTTGTCTTATAGAAACATCCATTCCATTGCCTCAACTGCTATTGGAGAGATGGTAATTTCATTCACTCACTCCCCTCTTTTGTTACCTCTTCCATGTTTGTTTAAAATTTCTAATTATAAATTTGTATTTCTATTTTAA